In one Mucilaginibacter sp. PAMB04168 genomic region, the following are encoded:
- a CDS encoding TlpA disulfide reductase family protein encodes MKKLLLLLTLFLGLQVVVVAQSNNKAPVLTESTVVRDADGTVYPSSVWRRLLSTGSYTIKAYRKSAADTVTYVLSRRSDEEKEAMIARLPKPAESTVFKTGELLKHFKDKDINGEKFDTKKLAGKVIVLNFWFINCPPCRQEIPDLNKLVDDYKDNKDVVFIAVALDEAYQIEEFIKQQPFNYHIIENGRFLANRFGLHLYPTNVIVDKDGKIVFSSVSFNFANPRWMKKAIDDALAAEKTKQAASE; translated from the coding sequence ATGAAAAAGCTTTTATTGCTGCTTACATTATTTCTTGGTTTACAGGTTGTGGTTGTTGCGCAAAGCAATAATAAGGCACCTGTACTTACCGAAAGTACGGTAGTTAGGGATGCAGATGGAACGGTATATCCAAGTTCGGTGTGGCGAAGGTTGTTAAGCACCGGAAGTTATACGATTAAAGCTTATCGCAAAAGCGCTGCTGATACGGTTACTTACGTGTTAAGCAGGCGTAGTGATGAAGAGAAAGAAGCAATGATAGCGCGCTTGCCCAAGCCAGCTGAAAGCACCGTATTTAAAACCGGCGAGCTGTTGAAGCATTTTAAGGATAAAGACATTAATGGCGAAAAGTTTGACACTAAAAAGCTGGCAGGTAAAGTAATTGTGCTTAACTTTTGGTTTATTAACTGTCCGCCTTGCCGACAGGAAATACCGGACCTGAACAAGCTGGTTGATGATTATAAAGACAACAAGGATGTTGTATTTATTGCAGTAGCTCTGGATGAAGCTTACCAGATAGAAGAGTTTATTAAACAACAGCCTTTTAACTACCATATTATTGAAAATGGCCGTTTCCTCGCTAATAGATTTGGACTGCACCTTTATCCTACCAATGTAATTGTTGATAAAGATGGTAAGATCGTGTTCTCGAGCGTTAGTTTCAATTTTGCAAATCCGCGATGGATGAAAAAAGCGATTGACGACGCGCTGGCAGCAGAGAAAACAAAACAGGCAGCGTCTGAATAA
- a CDS encoding lipase family protein, translated as MKYILIIVLIAASLSTHAQLKPGFDVQEYLELLSVSRQQTDTLKGDQTPRPEHYRRAYRSAVGPLLNRWELWVNGSNKTAIISIRGTTADAVSWLENFYAASVPAIGQLHINDSTTFKYHLANHPKAAVHIGWLLGMANISNSVIQQINKLYQKQGIKNIYIMGHSQGAAIAYLLRSHLAWLQLHNTIPADMVFKTYCSAPPKPGNLYYAYDYDYLTRGGWSIAVINAADWGPQTPFTIQTFDDIAQPNPFGDIGGAIQKQSFFVKLYIKHVYNRLRKPPVRSVKNNQKYLGHMVYKFIKKSLPQFKEPAYAPTNQYTSCGIPVILMPDDDYRKKFPDDPKNVFTHHMFWPYYYLTEKEYKLAPH; from the coding sequence ATGAAATATATTCTAATTATTGTATTAATTGCTGCAAGCTTAAGTACACATGCCCAGCTTAAACCAGGTTTTGATGTGCAAGAGTACCTGGAGTTACTAAGCGTATCCCGACAGCAAACCGATACATTGAAAGGAGATCAAACACCAAGGCCGGAACATTACCGCAGGGCTTACCGCTCGGCGGTAGGCCCGCTGCTTAACCGGTGGGAACTTTGGGTTAATGGCAGTAACAAGACAGCTATCATTAGCATTAGAGGCACTACGGCAGATGCGGTAAGCTGGTTGGAAAACTTTTATGCGGCCAGTGTGCCTGCAATTGGTCAGCTGCATATTAATGATAGCACAACATTTAAATATCATTTAGCTAACCACCCAAAAGCCGCTGTACATATAGGCTGGCTGCTGGGTATGGCCAATATATCAAACAGTGTTATACAACAAATTAACAAGCTGTATCAAAAGCAAGGAATTAAGAACATATACATTATGGGGCATAGCCAGGGCGCAGCTATTGCTTATCTGTTGCGCTCGCATTTGGCCTGGCTACAGTTGCATAATACCATTCCTGCCGACATGGTATTTAAGACTTATTGCAGTGCCCCTCCAAAACCGGGCAATCTGTATTACGCATATGATTATGATTACTTAACCCGAGGCGGCTGGAGTATTGCTGTTATCAACGCTGCCGACTGGGGGCCGCAAACACCCTTTACCATACAAACATTTGATGACATTGCCCAGCCCAATCCTTTTGGAGATATTGGCGGAGCTATTCAGAAACAGTCCTTTTTTGTGAAGCTATATATTAAACACGTTTATAACCGGCTACGTAAGCCACCTGTTAGGTCGGTAAAAAATAACCAGAAATATCTTGGGCATATGGTTTACAAGTTCATTAAGAAAAGCCTGCCCCAGTTTAAAGAACCGGCATATGCCCCAACTAACCAATACACCAGTTGCGGCATTCCTGTCATCTTAATGCCTGATGATGATTACAGGAAGAAATTTCCTGATGATCCTAAAAATGTATTTACACACCACATGTTTTGGCCATATTACTATTTAACGGAGAAGGAATACAAATTAGCCCCGCATTAG
- the rfbB gene encoding dTDP-glucose 4,6-dehydratase, translating into MKKIIITGGAGFIGSHVVRRFVKFHPEYEIINLDKLTYAGNLANLKDIENEPNYRFVKGDIVDAQFIDELFAAEKPDAVIHLAAESHVDRSIANPLEFVMTNVVGTVNLLNAARYHWKGRYDETRFYHVSTDEVYGTLGEDGMFTEETAYDPHSPYSASKASSDHMVRAYQDTYGMDAVISNCSNNYGSYHFPEKLIPLSIHNIKQNKPIPIYGKGENVRDWLWVEDHARAIDVIFHNAKSGQTYNIGGHNEWKNIDLIKLLCEIMDKKLGREPGTSAQLITYVTDRAGHDLRYAIDATKLKNELGWTPSITFEEGLEKTVDWYLNNEGWLNDVTSGHYQQYYEEQYTNR; encoded by the coding sequence ATGAAAAAAATTATTATTACCGGCGGGGCCGGCTTTATCGGTTCGCATGTGGTGCGCAGGTTTGTGAAGTTTCATCCGGAGTATGAGATCATTAACCTGGATAAACTTACCTATGCCGGTAATTTGGCCAACTTAAAAGATATTGAAAACGAGCCTAATTACAGATTTGTAAAAGGTGATATTGTTGATGCGCAGTTTATTGATGAGTTGTTTGCTGCAGAAAAACCGGATGCGGTTATTCACCTGGCTGCTGAGTCGCACGTTGACCGTTCAATTGCTAATCCGCTGGAGTTTGTAATGACGAATGTGGTAGGTACGGTAAACTTGCTTAATGCAGCCCGTTACCACTGGAAAGGCCGTTATGATGAGACCCGCTTTTACCATGTATCAACCGATGAGGTTTATGGCACTTTAGGTGAAGATGGTATGTTTACTGAAGAGACAGCCTATGATCCACATTCTCCATATTCGGCATCAAAAGCCAGCTCCGACCATATGGTGCGCGCTTACCAAGATACCTACGGTATGGATGCGGTTATTTCTAATTGCTCTAATAACTACGGGTCTTACCATTTTCCGGAAAAACTGATTCCACTTTCTATTCATAATATTAAGCAAAACAAGCCAATCCCTATTTATGGTAAAGGTGAAAATGTGCGCGACTGGTTATGGGTTGAAGATCATGCTCGTGCTATCGATGTGATCTTTCATAATGCCAAATCGGGCCAAACCTATAATATTGGCGGTCATAACGAGTGGAAGAACATTGACCTGATTAAGCTTTTGTGCGAAATTATGGACAAGAAGTTGGGGCGTGAGCCTGGAACATCGGCTCAGCTGATCACTTATGTAACCGACCGTGCAGGGCATGATTTGCGTTATGCCATTGATGCTACTAAATTGAAAAATGAATTAGGTTGGACACCAAGCATAACTTTTGAAGAAGGCCTGGAGAAAACTGTTGACTGGTATTTAAATAATGAAGGATGGTTAAATGATGTAACATCAGGCCATTATCAACAGTATTACGAGGAACAGTATACTAACCGCTAA
- the galE gene encoding UDP-glucose 4-epimerase GalE, producing the protein MKKILVTGGLGFIGSHTVVELVNAGYEPVIIDDLSNSHISILDQLTTILGFKPVFHQLDLCDEAAVKNLATSVADVEGIIHFAAFKAVGESVQYPLKYYRNNFYSLLNLLNAYYGKPLNFVFSSSCTVYGQPDQLPVTENAPVKPAQSPYGNTKQIAEEILQDMIASGSNYKVVSLRYFNPVGAHESALIGELPIGVPQNLVPFITQTAIGKREKVTVFGNDYNTPDGSCIRDYIHVVDLAKAHVAALRLMEEESFKGYDVFNIGTGKGTSVLEIVNAFERATGVKFAWEIGPRRGGDVEQVWGDVTKSEQVLKWRAELDVDTMMASAWKWEKAIASKPL; encoded by the coding sequence ATGAAAAAAATATTGGTAACGGGGGGATTAGGATTTATTGGTTCGCACACCGTAGTGGAGTTGGTAAATGCAGGTTATGAGCCTGTAATTATTGATGATTTATCTAACTCACACATCAGCATTTTAGACCAGCTAACAACTATATTAGGTTTTAAGCCGGTATTTCATCAGCTGGATTTGTGCGACGAGGCCGCTGTTAAAAACTTGGCTACCAGCGTGGCTGATGTAGAAGGAATAATTCACTTTGCTGCTTTCAAAGCAGTAGGCGAATCGGTACAGTATCCATTAAAATATTACCGTAACAATTTTTACTCGCTGCTTAACTTGCTTAACGCCTATTATGGTAAGCCGTTAAACTTTGTGTTTTCATCAAGCTGTACGGTTTATGGCCAGCCCGACCAATTGCCTGTAACTGAGAATGCGCCGGTTAAACCAGCTCAATCGCCTTATGGTAATACCAAACAAATAGCCGAGGAGATATTGCAGGATATGATCGCATCTGGCAGTAACTATAAAGTGGTATCGCTACGTTATTTTAACCCGGTTGGTGCGCATGAGTCGGCATTAATTGGTGAGTTACCTATTGGTGTTCCACAGAATTTAGTGCCTTTTATTACGCAAACAGCTATTGGCAAGCGGGAAAAGGTAACTGTGTTTGGTAATGATTACAACACACCTGATGGCAGTTGCATACGCGATTATATACACGTAGTAGATTTAGCGAAAGCACATGTGGCTGCGTTAAGATTGATGGAAGAAGAAAGTTTTAAAGGATACGATGTATTTAATATTGGCACGGGTAAAGGAACATCGGTACTGGAAATTGTAAATGCTTTTGAGCGTGCAACCGGTGTGAAATTTGCCTGGGAGATTGGTCCGCGCCGCGGTGGCGATGTGGAGCAGGTGTGGGGAGATGTAACAAAATCTGAGCAGGTACTTAAATGGCGTGCCGAACTGGACGTTGATACTATGATGGCTTCTGCATGGAAGTGGGAAAAAGCAATTGCTAGTAAACCCTTGTAA
- a CDS encoding UDP-glucuronic acid decarboxylase family protein, whose product MKGKRVLITGAAGFLGSHLCDRFIKEGCRVIGMDNLITGDLKNIEHLFKLEQFEFYNHDVSKFVHIPGHLDYILHFASPASPIDYLKIPIQTLKVGSLGTHNLLGLARAKGARMLIASTSEVYGDPNVNPQPEEYWGNVNPVGPRGVYDEAKRFQEAITMAYHTFHGVETRIVRIFNTYGPRMRLNDGRVLPAFIGQALRGEPLTMFGDGSQTRAFCYVDDLVEGIYRLLLSDYVQPMNIGNPDEITIREFGEEIIKLTGTNQQLISKPLPTDDPKQRRPDITKAKAILGWEPKVSRQEGLKITYEYFKSLPQHIIEHKEFDAFNK is encoded by the coding sequence ATAAAAGGCAAAAGAGTACTCATTACCGGAGCGGCAGGCTTTCTGGGCTCGCACCTGTGCGACCGCTTTATCAAAGAAGGGTGCCGGGTGATCGGTATGGACAACCTCATTACGGGCGACCTGAAGAACATCGAGCATTTGTTCAAGCTTGAGCAGTTCGAGTTTTATAACCACGACGTATCCAAGTTTGTGCACATACCCGGGCATTTAGATTACATCCTGCACTTTGCCTCACCGGCAAGCCCGATCGATTATCTAAAGATCCCGATCCAGACGCTTAAGGTAGGCTCGCTGGGCACGCATAACCTTTTGGGACTGGCCCGGGCCAAAGGCGCCCGGATGCTGATCGCCTCCACCTCGGAGGTGTACGGCGACCCGAACGTAAACCCGCAGCCGGAGGAATACTGGGGCAACGTGAACCCGGTAGGACCAAGAGGCGTGTATGACGAGGCCAAGCGCTTCCAGGAAGCCATTACGATGGCCTACCACACCTTCCACGGGGTGGAGACCCGCATTGTTAGGATCTTTAACACCTACGGACCAAGGATGCGCCTGAACGACGGGCGGGTGCTGCCGGCTTTCATTGGCCAGGCCTTAAGAGGCGAGCCGCTGACCATGTTCGGTGACGGAAGCCAGACCAGGGCGTTCTGCTATGTGGATGACCTGGTGGAGGGCATTTACAGGTTGCTTTTGAGCGATTACGTGCAGCCGATGAACATTGGTAACCCCGATGAGATCACTATCAGGGAATTTGGAGAGGAGATCATCAAGCTGACCGGTACCAACCAGCAGCTCATCTCCAAGCCGCTGCCAACGGATGATCCGAAGCAAAGAAGGCCGGATATCACCAAGGCCAAAGCCATACTGGGCTGGGAGCCCAAGGTGTCACGCCAGGAAGGACTGAAGATCACCTACGAGTACTTCAAATCACTCCCCCAGCATATCATCGAACACAAAGAGTTCGACGCTTTCAATAAATAA
- a CDS encoding UDP-glucose/GDP-mannose dehydrogenase family protein → MRIAVVGTGYVGLVTGTCLAETGNEVVCVDINEKKVEMMKAGQLPIYEPGLELLFHRNIAQGRLSFTSNLSEGIGEAKIIFLALPTPPGGDGAADLSYVLGAAGDIAKLLTDYKVIVTKSTVPVGTADKVTAVMQQHAAPGVEYAVVSNPEFLREGVAVEDFMKPDRVVVGTSDERARKLMGELYGPYVRQGNPIIFMDERSSELTKYAANSFLATKISFMNEIANMCELVGADVDMVRKGIGADERIGKRFLFAGIGYGGSCFPKDVQALAKSAQENRYDFKILNSVMEVNEIQKTVLTEKVKKYYNGELAGKHFALWGLAFKPETDDIREAPALYIIDALVAAGATVTAFDPEGMKNVENLIGDKIKYAENQYEALEGADALLIVTEWSLFRTPDFNKVESLLKAKVIFDGRNLYDLDKMIDCGFYYNSIGRKEVK, encoded by the coding sequence ATGAGAATAGCGGTAGTAGGGACAGGCTATGTGGGATTGGTAACGGGGACCTGTCTGGCAGAGACGGGCAATGAGGTGGTCTGCGTAGACATCAATGAAAAGAAGGTAGAGATGATGAAGGCAGGTCAGCTGCCCATCTATGAGCCAGGACTGGAGCTGTTATTTCACCGCAATATCGCTCAGGGCCGGCTGTCGTTCACCTCCAACCTGTCCGAAGGGATCGGGGAAGCCAAGATCATCTTTTTGGCCCTGCCCACCCCTCCGGGCGGCGACGGCGCAGCCGACCTCAGCTACGTGCTGGGTGCAGCCGGCGACATCGCCAAACTGCTGACCGATTATAAAGTGATCGTGACCAAATCAACCGTACCGGTGGGCACGGCAGATAAGGTAACGGCCGTTATGCAGCAGCATGCAGCACCCGGGGTGGAATATGCCGTGGTGAGCAACCCGGAGTTCTTAAGAGAAGGGGTAGCTGTGGAAGACTTTATGAAGCCCGACCGCGTAGTGGTAGGCACCTCTGATGAGCGTGCCCGCAAGCTCATGGGCGAGCTTTACGGGCCATACGTGCGCCAGGGTAACCCCATCATCTTTATGGATGAGCGGAGCTCAGAGCTTACCAAGTATGCGGCCAACTCGTTTCTGGCCACCAAGATCTCGTTTATGAACGAGATTGCCAATATGTGCGAGCTGGTAGGAGCGGACGTGGATATGGTGCGCAAAGGCATCGGGGCAGATGAACGCATCGGAAAACGCTTTTTGTTTGCCGGCATTGGCTACGGCGGCAGCTGCTTTCCTAAAGACGTACAGGCCCTGGCTAAATCAGCCCAGGAGAACCGCTACGACTTTAAGATCCTTAACTCGGTGATGGAAGTGAACGAGATCCAAAAGACGGTACTGACCGAAAAGGTAAAGAAATACTATAACGGTGAACTTGCCGGCAAGCATTTTGCCCTGTGGGGCCTGGCCTTTAAGCCCGAGACGGACGATATCCGCGAGGCACCGGCCCTGTACATCATCGATGCCCTGGTAGCAGCCGGCGCTACGGTAACCGCCTTTGACCCCGAGGGGATGAAGAACGTCGAGAACCTGATCGGTGATAAGATCAAGTATGCCGAAAACCAGTACGAAGCACTGGAGGGCGCTGATGCGCTGCTGATCGTGACCGAATGGTCACTGTTCCGCACGCCGGACTTTAACAAAGTAGAAAGCCTTTTGAAAGCCAAGGTGATCTTTGATGGGCGTAACCTGTACGACCTGGACAAGATGATCGACTGCGGCTTTTACTATAACTCTATTGGACGCAAGGAAGTGAAGTAA
- a CDS encoding glycosyltransferase N-terminal domain-containing protein: MLILYNIGIRFYYFFAIIVSLFNTKAKAWVNGRRSQKIIPLKNHIWFHFASLGEFEQGRPVMEAIKTLYPEHPIVVTFFSPSGYEIRKNTPLADAVYYLPLDTASNAQEFIAAIQPVAAIFTKYEYWYHYFNELHSMQVPLYVISAIFRQKQVFFKSYGSLHRQILRKITCLFVQDEASKELLSTIGISNVLVSGDTRFDRVWTNVNTPKALPLIQQFKSGHSVFVAGSTWPPDEAIIAPLLNTHPDWKFIFAPHEITSEKIDNLIKLLPKGKTARFSQIAELKNELSTYQALIIDNIGMLSSLYQYGEIAYIGGGFGVGIHNTLEAAAFGLPVIFGPNYTRFKEARDLVKLKAGFSINNQQQLTDIANELIGDNAHWAHASRTAKNYVANSKGATEMIMKNIQIRS; the protein is encoded by the coding sequence ATGCTCATACTATATAATATTGGCATAAGATTTTATTATTTCTTTGCAATAATTGTATCTCTATTTAACACTAAGGCCAAAGCCTGGGTAAACGGAAGACGCAGTCAAAAAATCATTCCGCTTAAAAACCACATCTGGTTTCACTTTGCCTCGTTAGGTGAATTTGAGCAGGGGCGGCCTGTTATGGAGGCTATAAAAACGCTGTATCCCGAGCATCCAATCGTTGTTACTTTTTTTTCGCCATCGGGCTACGAAATAAGGAAAAACACGCCATTGGCTGATGCGGTTTATTATCTACCGTTAGATACCGCCAGCAATGCTCAAGAGTTTATAGCAGCCATACAACCTGTTGCTGCAATATTTACCAAGTATGAATACTGGTATCATTATTTTAACGAGTTGCATAGCATGCAGGTGCCTTTATACGTTATCTCGGCTATCTTTCGCCAAAAGCAAGTATTCTTTAAAAGCTACGGCAGCCTGCATAGGCAAATACTACGCAAGATTACCTGTCTGTTTGTGCAGGACGAAGCTTCAAAGGAACTATTAAGCACTATAGGCATCAGCAATGTTTTGGTTAGCGGCGACACCCGGTTTGACCGCGTATGGACCAATGTTAATACCCCTAAAGCACTACCCCTAATTCAACAATTTAAAAGCGGACATTCGGTTTTTGTGGCCGGTAGTACCTGGCCGCCAGACGAGGCGATTATAGCACCCCTACTTAACACACACCCTGATTGGAAGTTTATTTTTGCACCCCACGAAATTACCAGCGAGAAGATTGACAATTTAATAAAGCTTTTGCCAAAAGGTAAAACAGCCCGCTTTTCGCAAATTGCTGAGTTGAAGAATGAGTTGTCAACCTATCAGGCATTAATAATAGACAACATTGGTATGCTGTCTTCATTGTACCAATATGGGGAGATAGCTTATATTGGTGGTGGCTTTGGCGTAGGTATTCATAATACGCTGGAGGCAGCTGCGTTTGGCCTGCCTGTTATCTTTGGTCCTAACTACACCCGCTTTAAAGAAGCACGAGATCTGGTAAAATTAAAAGCAGGGTTTAGTATCAATAATCAGCAACAATTAACTGACATTGCAAATGAGCTCATAGGCGATAATGCCCACTGGGCGCATGCCAGCAGAACAGCCAAGAACTACGTTGCTAACAGTAAAGGTGCAACAGAAATGATTATGAAGAATATTCAGATTAGGAGCTGA
- the hemH gene encoding ferrochelatase, with protein MKKGVLLVNLGTPDSPETKDVRRYLDEFLMDERVIDINAFSRTLLIKGIIVPFRGPKSAKSYKEIWTEEGSPLMVYTVKSANLLKARLGDEYHVEMAMRYQNPSIQSALDKLRAAQVTSIQVIPLFPQYASASTGSVQQKVMEIVSKWQAIPTISFLNSFYDNELVIEAFAHNGAKHKPETYDHILFSFHGLPQRQMIKADETKQHCLKVANCCDTITGANRFCYSAQCHATARLIAEKLNIPKEKYTLTFQSRLGRDPWMQPYTSEVVAEMAKKGIKRMLVFCPAFVADCLETVFEVSEEYNEEFKALGGEHIQLVESLNDSPLWIDALEQMVRSGK; from the coding sequence ATGAAAAAAGGAGTTTTATTAGTAAATCTGGGTACGCCCGATAGTCCTGAAACGAAAGATGTGCGCCGCTATTTGGATGAATTCCTGATGGATGAGCGTGTTATTGATATTAATGCATTTAGCCGCACTTTGTTAATTAAAGGGATCATCGTGCCTTTCCGTGGTCCAAAGTCAGCCAAATCATACAAGGAGATTTGGACGGAGGAAGGGTCGCCGCTAATGGTTTACACGGTCAAATCTGCTAATTTGCTTAAGGCACGTTTAGGTGATGAATATCATGTAGAAATGGCTATGCGCTATCAAAATCCGTCTATCCAGTCGGCTTTGGATAAATTACGTGCTGCACAGGTTACTTCTATTCAGGTTATTCCATTGTTTCCGCAGTATGCCTCAGCCTCAACAGGTTCGGTGCAGCAAAAGGTAATGGAAATTGTAAGCAAATGGCAGGCAATTCCCACCATTAGCTTCCTGAATTCCTTTTATGATAATGAACTGGTAATTGAGGCCTTCGCCCACAATGGAGCCAAACATAAGCCTGAAACTTACGATCATATATTATTCAGTTTCCACGGGTTGCCACAACGGCAAATGATTAAAGCCGATGAAACCAAACAGCATTGTTTGAAAGTGGCTAACTGCTGTGATACCATCACCGGTGCTAACCGCTTTTGCTATAGCGCCCAATGCCACGCTACCGCCCGTTTAATAGCCGAAAAATTAAATATTCCTAAAGAGAAGTATACGCTTACTTTCCAGTCGCGTTTAGGGCGCGACCCTTGGATGCAGCCTTACACCAGCGAGGTAGTTGCAGAAATGGCCAAAAAAGGTATTAAGAGAATGCTCGTATTCTGTCCTGCCTTTGTAGCCGACTGTCTGGAAACCGTATTTGAAGTATCAGAAGAATATAATGAAGAATTTAAAGCGTTGGGTGGAGAGCATATTCAATTGGTTGAGAGTCTAAACGATTCGCCGCTTTGGATCGATGCCCTGGAGCAAATGGTAAGATCTGGTAAATAA
- a CDS encoding DUF4287 domain-containing protein, whose amino-acid sequence MSFQAYIDNIQAKTGKGPEDFKKLAEEKGFTLNGAIKPGVKAGDITNWLKVDFELGHGHAMAIYALLKGDKTYQ is encoded by the coding sequence ATGTCATTTCAAGCTTACATCGATAATATCCAGGCAAAAACAGGTAAAGGACCTGAAGATTTTAAGAAGCTGGCCGAAGAAAAGGGGTTTACTTTAAACGGTGCTATAAAACCTGGTGTTAAAGCAGGCGATATCACCAACTGGCTAAAGGTTGATTTTGAATTAGGCCATGGTCATGCAATGGCAATTTATGCCTTACTTAAAGGGGATAAAACATATCAATAG
- a CDS encoding fatty acid desaturase: MEHQYKLSNKAQSSVGLGALIALVVIGCWFTSTILLMQWNIKFTNPLLYLFILLQMHLYTGLFITAHDAMHGTVSSNKFVNNAAGYITTFLYAAFWYPQLYTKHHKHHSHVHSDEDPDYHHGSFIAWYFRFIRNYLSIWQVVFMAALFNLLKIWIPQANLILFWVVPSLLSTLQLFYFGTYQPHKGEHDNQYHSRTQNKNHVFAFLSCYFFGYHYEHHHSPGMPWWRLWQTKK; encoded by the coding sequence ATGGAACACCAGTACAAGCTATCCAATAAAGCGCAGTCATCAGTTGGCTTAGGCGCTTTGATTGCGCTTGTAGTTATTGGTTGCTGGTTTACTTCTACCATATTACTAATGCAATGGAATATTAAATTCACCAACCCCTTGCTGTATTTATTTATCCTGTTGCAAATGCACCTATATACCGGGTTGTTCATCACAGCACATGATGCTATGCACGGTACGGTATCATCCAATAAATTTGTAAACAACGCCGCGGGCTATATCACTACCTTTTTATATGCTGCCTTTTGGTATCCGCAATTATATACCAAACATCATAAGCACCACAGCCACGTGCACTCCGATGAGGATCCGGATTATCATCACGGCAGTTTTATAGCATGGTATTTCCGGTTTATCCGCAACTATCTTTCTATCTGGCAGGTTGTTTTTATGGCAGCCCTGTTCAATTTGCTTAAAATATGGATACCTCAGGCTAATCTCATTTTGTTTTGGGTTGTCCCATCGTTGTTAAGCACACTTCAGCTGTTTTATTTTGGCACCTATCAGCCGCACAAAGGCGAGCATGATAATCAGTATCATTCGCGCACCCAAAATAAAAATCATGTGTTTGCTTTCCTTTCCTGCTACTTTTTCGGTTATCATTACGAGCATCATCATTCGCCGGGTATGCCTTGGTGGCGCTTGTGGCAAACTAAAAAATAG